A genomic window from Catenulispora sp. MAP5-51 includes:
- a CDS encoding GNAT family N-acetyltransferase: protein MSAWTVRRADVREPEAQELLVSYYDELVSRYWGRPCLPGEVEAAMRDEPNDDLAVFLVASMDGEPAGCVGVRMPAAELGELSRMYIRPEFRRSGGGGLLLGAADRAAVELGARAIRLDTRHDLVEARAMYARHGYREVPAFNDGPYADHWFEKALT from the coding sequence ATGAGCGCGTGGACGGTACGCCGCGCTGACGTGCGGGAACCAGAGGCGCAGGAATTGCTGGTCTCGTACTACGACGAGCTGGTGAGCCGCTACTGGGGCCGGCCGTGTCTGCCGGGCGAGGTCGAGGCGGCGATGCGCGACGAGCCCAACGACGATCTGGCCGTGTTCCTGGTGGCGAGCATGGACGGCGAGCCGGCCGGCTGCGTCGGCGTGCGCATGCCGGCCGCGGAACTGGGCGAGCTGAGCCGGATGTACATCCGCCCGGAGTTCCGGCGCTCCGGCGGCGGAGGGCTGCTGCTCGGCGCGGCCGACCGCGCGGCGGTGGAGCTCGGCGCGCGGGCCATCCGCCTGGACACCCGGCACGACCTGGTGGAAGCCCGGGCCATGTACGCGCGCCACGGCTACCGCGAGGTCCCGGCCTTCAACGACGGCCCGTACGCCGACCACTGGTTCGAGAAGGCTCTGACGTGA
- a CDS encoding MBL fold metallo-hydrolase — MQLIKHAHACVSLVGDQGRIVIDPGTLTPDAAEAVAAAEAVLITHEHFDHFDEELLAKALDARPELRVYGPESVVGRWEGRRGQITAVAAGDRHTIGGFDIAVFGELHALIHRDMPRVTNVGYLVDERLYHPGDAYHVPEAPVETLLLPTSGPWTKLGEAVDYVREVAPKRAVQIHEILLSDMGQQSAKAMVGNLTEAEVSIVPAGDTITV; from the coding sequence ATGCAGCTGATTAAGCACGCCCACGCCTGTGTCTCGTTGGTAGGCGACCAGGGCCGCATCGTCATCGACCCGGGGACGCTCACCCCCGACGCGGCCGAAGCGGTGGCCGCGGCCGAGGCGGTCCTGATCACCCACGAGCACTTCGACCACTTCGACGAGGAACTGCTCGCCAAGGCCCTGGACGCCCGTCCCGAACTGCGCGTCTACGGTCCCGAGAGCGTGGTCGGGCGCTGGGAGGGGCGGCGCGGCCAGATCACGGCGGTGGCCGCCGGCGACCGGCACACCATCGGCGGCTTCGACATCGCCGTGTTCGGCGAGCTGCACGCGCTGATCCACCGCGACATGCCCCGGGTGACGAACGTCGGCTACCTCGTCGACGAGCGCCTCTACCACCCCGGCGACGCCTACCACGTGCCGGAGGCACCGGTGGAGACGCTGCTGCTGCCGACCAGCGGGCCGTGGACCAAGCTCGGCGAGGCGGTGGACTACGTGCGCGAGGTCGCGCCGAAGCGGGCCGTGCAGATCCACGAGATCCTGCTCAGCGACATGGGCCAGCAGTCGGCCAAGGCGATGGTCGGCAACCTGACCGAGGCGGAGGTCTCGATCGTCCCGGCCGGCGACACGATCACGGTGTGA
- a CDS encoding TetR/AcrR family transcriptional regulator — MTQAETETPRQRYRAQVQEEIKQHAWEQIATAGASALSLNAIAKQMGMSGPALYRYFANRDELITALIRDAYQSLADTIRAAVAEGADLRGLAQTMRTWALADPQRYLLVYGTPIPGYEAPEDTTRITYEVMTMLLEAGGAEGLAALPPSPLQPHLAEHNGWAGARSGEPPTLHRALIFWTRLHGVLSLEIAGHFNGMGFDPAALYAAEVEAVAGS; from the coding sequence ATGACCCAGGCAGAGACGGAAACACCCAGGCAGCGCTATCGAGCACAGGTGCAGGAGGAGATCAAGCAGCACGCGTGGGAGCAGATCGCGACCGCGGGCGCCTCCGCGCTGTCGCTGAACGCCATCGCCAAACAGATGGGGATGAGCGGACCGGCGCTCTACCGCTACTTCGCCAACCGCGACGAGCTGATCACCGCGCTCATCCGGGACGCCTACCAGAGCCTGGCCGACACGATCCGCGCAGCCGTCGCCGAAGGCGCGGATCTCAGGGGCCTGGCTCAGACGATGCGCACCTGGGCGCTGGCGGATCCCCAGCGCTATCTCCTGGTCTACGGCACGCCGATCCCCGGCTATGAAGCACCTGAGGACACCACGCGGATCACCTACGAGGTGATGACGATGCTGCTGGAAGCCGGCGGCGCCGAAGGGCTCGCGGCGCTGCCGCCGTCACCGCTGCAGCCGCATCTGGCCGAGCACAACGGCTGGGCCGGCGCACGCTCGGGAGAGCCGCCGACACTGCACCGGGCTCTCATCTTCTGGACGCGGCTGCACGGAGTGCTGTCGCTGGAGATCGCCGGGCACTTCAACGGCATGGGATTCGACCCCGCGGCACTGTACGCGGCCGAGGTCGAGGCCGTCGCAGGCTCCTGA
- a CDS encoding medium chain dehydrogenase/reductase family protein gives MTDQTLVQVVLPGIVEPEDLRVQRTAVPRPGAGQVVIAMEATGVSFAEQQMRRGRYYDQPPFPFVPGYDVVGRVYAVGAGVDPGLLGRRVAVLTKVGGWSSHVLADVRDAVEVPEGLTAEQAETVVVNGITAWQMLHRRAHVRAGQTILVHGASGGVGSVLTQLALAAGVTVIGTASPRNHEALRAAGVIPVDYRAGNVPEQVRELAPGGVDAVFDHVGGRSVIDSWHLLAPGGTLVSYGSASTRDDSGWKQWPVLKIVLRAMLWTALPNGRSASFFNIWAGKKLNQNRFRARLRADLTEVFAALRRGDIVTPIAARLPLAQAGEALRLAESGTVSGKIVLTP, from the coding sequence ATGACCGATCAGACTCTCGTCCAGGTGGTTCTGCCGGGGATCGTCGAGCCGGAGGACCTGCGGGTCCAGCGCACGGCCGTGCCGCGGCCCGGCGCCGGACAGGTCGTCATCGCGATGGAGGCCACCGGGGTCTCCTTCGCCGAGCAGCAGATGCGGCGCGGCCGCTACTACGACCAGCCGCCGTTCCCCTTCGTCCCCGGCTACGACGTGGTCGGCCGGGTGTACGCGGTCGGCGCCGGCGTGGACCCGGGCCTGCTGGGCCGGCGGGTGGCCGTGCTGACGAAGGTCGGCGGCTGGTCCAGCCACGTACTGGCCGACGTCCGGGACGCGGTGGAGGTCCCCGAGGGGCTGACCGCCGAGCAGGCCGAGACCGTGGTGGTCAACGGCATCACCGCCTGGCAGATGCTGCACCGGCGGGCGCACGTCCGGGCCGGCCAGACGATCCTGGTGCACGGGGCCAGCGGCGGCGTCGGCTCGGTCCTGACCCAGCTCGCGCTGGCCGCCGGGGTGACGGTGATCGGCACCGCCTCCCCCCGGAACCACGAGGCGCTGCGCGCGGCGGGCGTCATCCCGGTCGACTACCGCGCCGGGAACGTGCCCGAGCAGGTGCGCGAACTGGCCCCGGGCGGCGTGGACGCGGTGTTCGACCACGTCGGCGGGCGCAGCGTCATCGACTCCTGGCACCTGCTGGCCCCCGGCGGCACGCTCGTCTCCTACGGCAGCGCCTCGACCCGCGACGACAGCGGCTGGAAGCAGTGGCCGGTGCTGAAGATCGTGCTCCGCGCCATGCTGTGGACCGCGCTGCCCAACGGCCGCAGCGCGTCGTTCTTCAACATCTGGGCCGGCAAGAAGCTGAACCAGAACCGCTTCCGGGCCCGGCTGCGCGCCGACCTCACCGAGGTCTTCGCGGCCCTGCGGCGCGGCGACATCGTCACCCCGATCGCGGCCCGGCTGCCGCTGGCGCAGGCCGGCGAGGCGCTGCGGCTCGCGGAGTCCGGGACCGTCTCCGGGAAGATCGTCCTGACCCCCTGA
- a CDS encoding nuclear transport factor 2 family protein, translating to MNADTNLPEIAVAFAAAWNGTPAEALGALFTSDGTYTDHAINVTMTGQEQISGWKARTDSMIDDVKATVIAAYRAGDRVTIESVYAGHIKGAPKPFAVPMASLLETRGLLVTSNQDFYSLSSVLAQSGLPADWTPES from the coding sequence ATGAACGCCGACACCAACCTCCCCGAGATCGCCGTCGCCTTCGCCGCGGCCTGGAACGGCACCCCCGCCGAAGCCCTCGGCGCGCTGTTCACCTCCGACGGCACCTACACCGACCACGCGATCAACGTCACCATGACCGGCCAGGAGCAGATCTCCGGCTGGAAGGCCCGCACCGACAGCATGATCGACGACGTGAAGGCCACCGTGATCGCGGCCTACCGCGCCGGCGACCGGGTGACGATCGAGAGCGTCTACGCCGGGCACATCAAGGGCGCCCCGAAGCCGTTCGCGGTCCCGATGGCCTCGCTGCTCGAAACCCGCGGGCTGTTGGTCACCTCGAACCAGGACTTCTACAGCCTGAGCTCGGTCCTGGCGCAGTCCGGCCTGCCGGCCGACTGGACCCCGGAGTCCTGA
- a CDS encoding LysR family transcriptional regulator: MQFHQLRYFIAVAETRHFTRAAEAMHVTQPSLSQQIRALEHELGADLFRRARGNITLTDAGEALLPMARRILADADAARREVQELAELRRGHVRLGATPSLCTGLLPDVLRIYHRRYPGIQLQIQESGSHDLVRDLARGALDLALVVLPLPSPSPALTTEELLQEDLVVVSAPNLPPPGDGRQVRVADLEHEQLIMFRHGYDLRDLTVAACRAQGFEPVFAVEGGEMDAVLGFARAGLGVAIVPSMVARNADPGLRVTPMAPPALHRTIALAHRTDVALPGAAQEFRRTLLERAKAG, from the coding sequence ATGCAGTTCCACCAGCTCCGCTACTTCATCGCGGTCGCCGAGACCCGGCACTTCACCCGCGCCGCCGAGGCCATGCATGTGACGCAGCCCTCACTGTCGCAACAGATCAGAGCCTTGGAACACGAGCTCGGCGCGGACCTCTTCCGGCGCGCCCGCGGGAACATCACGCTGACCGACGCCGGCGAGGCCCTGCTCCCGATGGCCCGCCGCATCCTGGCCGACGCCGACGCGGCGCGGCGCGAGGTGCAGGAGCTGGCCGAGCTGCGACGGGGTCACGTACGGCTCGGGGCGACGCCGTCGCTGTGCACGGGACTGCTTCCGGATGTCCTGCGCATCTACCACCGCCGCTATCCCGGGATCCAGTTGCAGATCCAGGAGAGCGGGTCGCACGACCTGGTCCGGGACCTGGCCCGCGGCGCCCTGGACCTGGCGCTGGTCGTGCTGCCGCTGCCGTCCCCCTCGCCCGCGCTCACCACCGAGGAGCTGCTGCAGGAGGACCTCGTCGTCGTCTCGGCGCCGAACCTGCCGCCGCCGGGCGACGGCCGGCAGGTGCGCGTCGCAGACCTCGAACACGAGCAGCTGATCATGTTCCGGCACGGGTACGACCTGCGCGATCTGACCGTGGCGGCGTGCCGGGCGCAGGGCTTCGAGCCGGTCTTCGCGGTCGAGGGCGGGGAGATGGACGCGGTGCTCGGCTTCGCGCGGGCGGGCCTGGGCGTCGCGATCGTGCCGAGCATGGTGGCGCGCAACGCCGATCCGGGACTGCGCGTGACGCCGATGGCGCCGCCGGCTCTGCACCGCACGATCGCCTTGGCGCACCGGACCGATGTGGCGCTGCCGGGCGCCGCGCAGGAGTTCCGGCGGACGCTGCTCGAGCGCGCCAAGGCGGGCTGA
- a CDS encoding succinate dehydrogenase cytochrome b subunit — MVTATWTDRRPPSLRTAWDSSVGKKTVMAVSGLLMVLYLLAHAFGNLKVFFGPGQFDSYAHWLRTMGEPVMHYSWTLWVIRVVMVAAVGAHVVSAYQLSRRDLRARPVRYEHRKAGSSHATRTMRWGGVILLLFLIWHILDLTTGTVHSGFQPGHPYANVVSTFNNWYGDVIYIVAVCALGLHIQHGFWSAAQTLGVGSVKRDRLIRTTGNVVAVLLTLAFVAVPVGVMSGVVK, encoded by the coding sequence ATGGTTACCGCTACGTGGACGGACCGGCGTCCGCCTTCCCTGCGCACGGCCTGGGACAGCTCCGTCGGCAAGAAAACCGTCATGGCGGTGAGCGGGCTGCTCATGGTGCTCTACCTGCTGGCCCACGCGTTCGGGAACCTCAAGGTCTTCTTCGGGCCCGGTCAGTTCGACAGCTATGCGCACTGGCTGCGCACCATGGGCGAACCGGTCATGCACTACAGCTGGACGCTGTGGGTCATCCGCGTCGTGATGGTCGCCGCGGTGGGCGCCCACGTGGTGTCCGCCTACCAGCTCAGCCGACGGGACCTCCGGGCCCGTCCGGTGCGCTACGAGCACCGCAAGGCCGGCAGCAGCCACGCGACCCGGACGATGCGCTGGGGCGGGGTCATCCTGCTGCTGTTCCTGATCTGGCACATCCTCGACCTGACGACCGGCACCGTGCACTCGGGGTTCCAGCCGGGCCATCCCTACGCGAACGTCGTCTCCACGTTCAACAACTGGTACGGCGACGTCATCTACATCGTCGCGGTCTGCGCGCTCGGCCTGCACATCCAGCACGGCTTCTGGTCCGCCGCGCAGACCCTCGGCGTGGGCAGCGTGAAGCGCGACCGTCTGATCAGGACCACCGGCAACGTGGTCGCCGTGCTGCTCACGCTCGCCTTCGTGGCGGTGCCGGTGGGCGTGATGAGCGGAGTGGTGAAGTGA
- a CDS encoding fumarate reductase/succinate dehydrogenase flavoprotein subunit yields MTTYSDYTVGDPIADAKAPAGPIAERWDTRRFEAKLVNPANRRKRKVIVIGTGLAGGSAGATLAEAGYHVVQFCFQDSPRRAHSIAAQGGINAAKNYRNDGDSVHRLFYDTVKGGDFRSREANVHRLAQISVEIIDQCVAQGVPFAREYGGLLDTRSFGGVQVSRTFYARGQTGQQLLLGAYQAMMRQVAAGNIELHARTEMLDLIVVDGRARGIVARDLLTGEISTHFGDAVVLASGGYGNVYYLSTNAMNSNATAIWRAHRKGAFFGNPCYTQIHPTCIPRTGDHQSKLTLMSESLRNDGRIWVPKAKGDERPPEKIPEDERDYYLERQYPSFGNLVPRDIASRAAKNVCDEGRGVGPGGQGVYLDFADAIKRLGRKAVEEKYGNLFEMYQRITDEDPYRVPMRIYPAVHYTMGGLWVDYDLQTTIPGLFAVGEANFSDHGANRLGASALMQGLADGYFVLPATISDYLARTAGEAPVTADHPEAVAAVRETQERLAAILAVDGDRTPDSFHREIGELMWELCGMARDEAGLRKALDRIPAIREEFWRRIKVPGTGEEFNQSLEKANRLVDYFELAELMCLDALHRSESCGGHFRTESQTPDGEAARKDDEFSYVAAWEYTGIGQAPVLHKEELDFEYVHPAQRSYK; encoded by the coding sequence GTGACCACCTATAGCGATTACACCGTCGGCGACCCGATCGCCGACGCCAAGGCCCCGGCCGGCCCGATCGCCGAACGCTGGGACACCCGGCGCTTCGAGGCCAAGCTGGTCAACCCCGCCAACCGCCGCAAGCGGAAGGTGATCGTCATCGGCACCGGCCTGGCCGGCGGTTCGGCCGGCGCGACGCTGGCCGAGGCGGGCTACCACGTCGTGCAGTTCTGCTTCCAGGACTCGCCGCGGCGCGCGCACTCGATCGCCGCGCAGGGCGGGATCAACGCCGCGAAGAACTACCGCAACGACGGCGACTCCGTGCACCGGCTGTTCTACGACACCGTCAAGGGCGGCGACTTCCGCTCCCGCGAGGCGAACGTGCACCGGCTGGCGCAGATCTCGGTGGAGATCATCGACCAGTGCGTCGCGCAGGGCGTTCCCTTCGCGCGCGAGTACGGCGGCCTGCTCGACACGCGCTCGTTCGGCGGCGTGCAGGTCTCGCGCACCTTCTATGCGCGCGGTCAGACAGGACAGCAGCTGCTGCTCGGCGCGTACCAGGCGATGATGCGGCAGGTCGCGGCCGGCAACATCGAGCTGCACGCGCGCACCGAGATGCTGGACCTGATCGTCGTCGACGGCCGGGCCCGCGGCATCGTCGCCCGGGACCTGCTGACCGGCGAGATCTCCACGCACTTCGGCGACGCGGTGGTCCTGGCGTCCGGCGGCTACGGCAACGTCTACTACCTGTCGACCAACGCCATGAACTCCAACGCGACCGCCATCTGGCGCGCGCACCGCAAGGGCGCCTTCTTCGGCAACCCCTGCTACACGCAGATCCACCCGACGTGCATCCCGCGCACCGGCGACCACCAGTCGAAGCTGACGCTGATGTCGGAGTCGCTGCGCAACGACGGCCGGATCTGGGTGCCCAAGGCCAAGGGCGACGAGCGTCCCCCGGAGAAGATCCCCGAGGACGAGCGCGACTACTACCTGGAGCGCCAGTACCCGTCCTTCGGCAACCTGGTGCCCCGCGACATCGCCTCGCGCGCCGCGAAGAACGTCTGCGACGAGGGCCGCGGCGTCGGTCCCGGCGGGCAGGGCGTGTACCTGGACTTCGCCGACGCCATCAAGCGGCTGGGCCGCAAGGCGGTCGAGGAGAAGTACGGGAACCTCTTCGAGATGTACCAGCGGATCACCGACGAGGACCCGTACCGCGTCCCGATGCGCATCTACCCGGCCGTGCACTACACGATGGGCGGCCTGTGGGTGGACTACGACCTGCAGACCACGATCCCCGGCCTGTTCGCGGTCGGCGAGGCCAACTTCTCCGACCACGGCGCGAACCGGCTCGGCGCCTCGGCCCTGATGCAGGGCCTGGCCGACGGCTACTTCGTGCTCCCGGCGACGATCAGCGACTACCTGGCCCGGACCGCCGGCGAGGCGCCGGTCACCGCCGACCACCCGGAGGCCGTCGCGGCCGTCCGCGAGACGCAGGAGCGCCTGGCCGCGATCCTGGCCGTGGACGGCGACCGCACGCCCGACTCGTTCCACCGCGAGATCGGCGAGCTGATGTGGGAACTGTGCGGCATGGCGCGCGACGAGGCCGGGCTGCGCAAGGCCCTGGACCGGATCCCGGCGATCCGCGAGGAGTTCTGGCGCCGCATCAAGGTCCCCGGCACCGGCGAGGAGTTCAACCAGTCGCTGGAGAAGGCCAACCGCCTCGTCGACTACTTCGAGCTCGCCGAGCTGATGTGCCTGGACGCCTTGCACCGCAGCGAGTCCTGCGGCGGCCACTTCCGGACCGAATCGCAGACCCCTGACGGCGAGGCGGCGCGCAAGGACGACGAGTTCTCGTACGTCGCGGCCTGGGAGTACACGGGCATCGGGCAGGCGCCGGTCCTGCACAAGGAAGAGCTCGACTTCGAATATGTTCACCCTGCTCAGCGGAGTTATAAATGA
- a CDS encoding succinate dehydrogenase/fumarate reductase iron-sulfur subunit yields the protein MGDGGAKLTVRVWRQANASQPGRMQPYEVDGISRDMSFLEMLDVLNEQLITSGEDPVAFDHDCREGICGACSLMIDGEAHGPEKKTTTCQLHMRSFRDGATIDVEPWRAAAFPVVKDLVVDRSAMDRVIQAGGYITAPTGAAPEAHATPIPKPAADLAFENAECIGCGACVAACPNGSLSLFTAAKVNHLNTLPQGGPERETRVVGMLAQMDAEGFGGCTLTGECATACPKGIPLASIAAMNKEWLRAQRKASR from the coding sequence GTGGGAGACGGGGGGGCGAAGCTCACAGTGCGTGTCTGGCGGCAGGCGAATGCCTCCCAGCCGGGCCGGATGCAGCCGTACGAGGTCGACGGCATCAGCCGGGACATGTCGTTCCTGGAGATGCTCGACGTCCTCAACGAGCAGCTGATCACCAGCGGCGAGGACCCGGTGGCCTTCGACCACGACTGCCGCGAGGGCATCTGCGGCGCCTGCTCGCTGATGATCGACGGCGAGGCGCACGGCCCGGAGAAGAAGACCACGACCTGCCAGCTGCACATGCGCAGCTTCCGCGACGGCGCCACCATCGACGTCGAACCTTGGCGCGCCGCCGCCTTCCCGGTGGTGAAGGATCTCGTCGTGGACCGCTCGGCGATGGACCGCGTGATCCAGGCCGGCGGCTACATCACCGCGCCGACCGGTGCGGCTCCCGAGGCCCACGCCACCCCGATCCCCAAGCCCGCGGCCGATCTCGCCTTCGAGAACGCCGAGTGCATCGGCTGCGGGGCCTGCGTCGCGGCCTGCCCGAACGGTTCGCTGAGCCTGTTCACCGCCGCGAAGGTCAACCACCTCAACACCCTTCCGCAGGGTGGACCCGAGCGCGAGACCCGCGTCGTCGGCATGCTCGCGCAGATGGACGCCGAGGGCTTCGGCGGCTGCACGCTCACCGGCGAATGCGCGACGGCCTGCCCGAAGGGGATTCCGCTGGCTTCGATCGCGGCTATGAACAAGGAGTGGCTGCGGGCTCAGCGAAAGGCTTCGCGCTAA
- a CDS encoding chitinase, producing the protein MALICGTAALLPVAAVSVAATANAAPAAKAAGASFPAHYSAPYLQISSSDAGDLAKDMSASGDKFYTLAFLTPKSGCTPEWEDGGDSVGAFSSQITALQNAGGNVIISFGGASGGELAEKCTSVSSLEAAYAKVVSTYHVTRLDFDIEGNDLDNKTANSRRDQALAALQKANPSVQVDYTLPVDPTGLESNATTLLKDAKSKGVAVKVVNIMTMDFGDGENALNDAESAAKATAPQLQSIFGVSSSQAWGMLGLTPIAGHNDDNENFTQSNASTLESFAASHGVQELAFWEVDGYDKGTGYAYSKMFNKITG; encoded by the coding sequence ATGGCCTTGATATGCGGCACGGCCGCGCTGCTGCCCGTCGCCGCCGTCAGCGTCGCCGCGACCGCCAACGCGGCGCCCGCGGCCAAGGCCGCCGGGGCGAGCTTCCCGGCCCACTACTCCGCGCCGTACCTGCAGATCTCTTCGTCGGACGCCGGCGACCTGGCCAAGGACATGTCCGCCAGCGGCGACAAGTTCTACACGCTGGCCTTCCTCACGCCGAAGTCGGGCTGCACCCCCGAGTGGGAGGACGGCGGCGACTCGGTGGGCGCGTTCAGCTCCCAGATCACCGCGCTGCAGAACGCCGGCGGGAACGTCATCATCTCCTTCGGCGGCGCCTCGGGCGGCGAGCTGGCCGAGAAGTGCACCTCGGTCTCCAGCCTGGAAGCGGCGTACGCCAAGGTCGTCAGCACATACCACGTCACGCGCCTCGACTTCGACATCGAGGGCAACGACCTGGACAACAAGACCGCGAACTCCCGCCGGGACCAGGCGCTGGCCGCGCTGCAGAAGGCGAACCCGAGCGTGCAGGTCGACTACACCCTGCCGGTCGACCCCACCGGGCTGGAGTCCAACGCCACCACGCTGCTCAAGGACGCCAAGAGCAAGGGCGTCGCGGTGAAGGTCGTCAACATCATGACGATGGACTTCGGCGACGGCGAGAACGCGCTGAACGACGCGGAGTCCGCCGCGAAGGCCACCGCCCCGCAACTCCAGTCGATCTTCGGCGTCTCCAGCAGCCAGGCCTGGGGCATGCTCGGCCTGACCCCGATCGCCGGCCACAACGACGACAACGAGAACTTCACCCAGTCCAACGCCTCCACGCTGGAGAGCTTCGCCGCCTCGCACGGGGTGCAGGAGCTGGCGTTCTGGGAGGTCGACGGCTACGACAAGGGCACCGGCTACGCCTACTCGAAGATGTTCAACAAGATCACCGGCTAG
- a CDS encoding MerR family transcriptional regulator: MRIGELAARTGVSVRSVRYYEEQGLVSSTRSPSGQRHYTEHEVDRVRFIQRLYEAGLSSRTIAEVLPCVNAPSQENSDAALERLAQEHARLSHHIEELVRTRDSLEELMAAGRAHRDALVRESAAA, from the coding sequence ATGCGCATCGGCGAGCTGGCGGCCCGGACGGGAGTGAGCGTCCGGTCGGTGCGCTATTACGAGGAGCAGGGACTGGTCAGCAGCACGCGCAGTCCCAGCGGCCAACGGCACTACACCGAGCACGAGGTGGACCGGGTCCGCTTCATCCAGCGGCTCTACGAGGCCGGCCTGTCCAGCCGCACCATCGCCGAGGTGCTGCCGTGCGTGAACGCGCCGAGCCAGGAGAACTCCGACGCGGCTCTGGAGCGGCTCGCGCAGGAACACGCGAGACTGTCGCACCATATTGAGGAGCTCGTGCGGACGCGGGATTCGCTGGAAGAGCTGATGGCGGCGGGGCGGGCGCATCGGGACGCGCTGGTGCGGGAATCCGCTGCGGCCTGA
- a CDS encoding alkene reductase, producing the protein MTTLFTPHQLGGLTLPNRVVMAPMTRVRAAAGGLATPSMATYYAQRATAGLIVTEGVQPSLVGQSNPGTPGLYTDEQTVSWRPVTDAVHANGGRVFAQIMHGGRVSHPDTIGTRPVGPSAVPAAGSVFTPTGMQPAPVPRALDTDEVPEHAESYALAARRAVEAGFDGVELHGANGYLISQFLSSNANLRTDRYGGPIANRIRFAVEAAAATAEAVGAERTGIRLSPGARIWGVEDADVPELYAALLAELTGLGLAYVHLEGTADDDLLLGLRRIWPGTLIVNPTAPMSPKQTGPSDAERWLAHGADLVSFGRAFLANPDLVERLRIGAPLAPVDEATFYQGGDRGYLTYPAYQHAA; encoded by the coding sequence GTGACCACCTTGTTCACTCCCCACCAGCTGGGCGGTCTGACCCTGCCCAACCGCGTGGTGATGGCCCCGATGACCCGCGTCCGGGCCGCCGCCGGCGGGCTTGCCACGCCGTCCATGGCGACCTACTACGCGCAGCGCGCGACCGCCGGGCTGATCGTGACCGAGGGCGTGCAGCCCAGCCTGGTCGGCCAGTCCAATCCCGGCACCCCGGGCCTGTACACCGACGAGCAGACCGTGTCCTGGCGCCCGGTGACCGACGCCGTCCACGCCAACGGCGGCCGGGTCTTCGCGCAGATCATGCACGGCGGCCGGGTCTCGCATCCGGACACGATCGGCACCCGGCCGGTCGGGCCCTCGGCCGTCCCGGCCGCGGGCTCGGTGTTCACCCCGACCGGCATGCAGCCCGCGCCGGTTCCCCGCGCCCTGGACACCGACGAGGTGCCCGAGCACGCCGAGTCCTACGCGCTGGCCGCCCGCCGGGCCGTGGAGGCCGGGTTCGACGGCGTCGAGTTGCACGGCGCCAACGGCTACCTGATCTCGCAGTTCCTGTCCTCGAACGCCAACCTGCGCACCGACCGCTACGGGGGCCCGATCGCCAACCGCATCCGGTTCGCGGTGGAAGCCGCCGCCGCGACCGCCGAAGCCGTCGGCGCGGAGCGGACCGGCATCCGGCTCTCGCCCGGCGCGCGGATCTGGGGCGTGGAGGACGCCGATGTGCCCGAGCTTTACGCCGCGCTGCTGGCCGAGCTCACCGGACTGGGACTCGCGTACGTCCACCTGGAGGGCACCGCCGACGACGACCTGCTGCTCGGGCTGCGCCGGATCTGGCCGGGCACGCTCATCGTGAACCCGACCGCGCCGATGAGCCCGAAGCAGACCGGCCCCTCCGACGCCGAACGCTGGCTCGCCCACGGCGCCGACCTCGTCAGCTTCGGCCGCGCCTTCCTCGCCAACCCCGACCTGGTGGAACGCCTCCGCATCGGCGCGCCGCTGGCCCCCGTCGACGAGGCGACGTTCTACCAGGGCGGCGACCGCGGATACCTGACCTACCCGGCCTACCAGCACGCCGCCTGA